A section of the Sedimentisphaera cyanobacteriorum genome encodes:
- a CDS encoding glycosyltransferase, giving the protein MENNKKILFVGSLCSNRVINDIIFSSKTKVSQAAPKFYKLLIEGLADNIAVDRVKALTFLPISDLTHEKKAWFLPSESSGLIDYHYCHVINIGLLKSVVAFIYSFIMVFIWGLYDRKNKIILCDGLGFVSSFATILATRLNRIKVVGIITDIPGVLSSSVSKDISFKAKVVSRLSKKLFMNFDGYLLLTEQMNGVINPKNRPYIVIEGVADKSMVIKDNKLEAKSKERILLYAGGINEIYGIKKLILAFMKIKGDDLRLHIYGHGPMEDEMGKYMTLDSRIFYGGILTNNEIVQKEIEATLLVNPRSSKEEFTKYSFPSKNMEYMASGTPLLTTPLPGMPEEYNDYVFLFDDESEEGIKAELEKVFARSKEELHEFGLKAKKFVLSQKNNHIQSGRLNKLLDKIQQSGKKNNYMF; this is encoded by the coding sequence ATGGAAAACAACAAAAAAATATTGTTTGTCGGCAGCTTATGTTCCAATAGAGTGATCAATGATATTATATTTTCCTCTAAAACGAAGGTTTCTCAAGCGGCTCCTAAATTTTATAAATTACTTATAGAAGGATTAGCGGATAATATTGCTGTTGACAGAGTTAAAGCCTTGACTTTTTTGCCAATTTCTGATTTAACCCATGAAAAAAAAGCATGGTTTTTGCCATCAGAGTCCTCTGGTTTAATAGATTACCATTATTGCCATGTTATTAATATTGGTTTATTGAAAAGTGTTGTAGCTTTTATTTATAGCTTTATTATGGTCTTTATATGGGGCCTTTATGACAGGAAAAATAAAATTATTTTATGCGACGGTTTAGGTTTTGTTTCGTCATTTGCCACTATATTGGCAACTCGTTTAAATAGAATAAAAGTAGTTGGAATTATTACCGATATACCAGGCGTATTAAGCTCATCTGTCAGTAAGGATATAAGCTTTAAGGCTAAAGTCGTTTCTCGGTTAAGCAAAAAATTGTTCATGAATTTTGATGGTTATCTTTTGCTTACAGAACAAATGAATGGTGTCATTAATCCTAAAAACAGGCCTTATATAGTGATAGAGGGAGTGGCTGACAAATCAATGGTAATTAAAGATAATAAACTTGAGGCTAAGTCAAAAGAAAGAATTCTTTTGTATGCTGGGGGAATTAATGAAATATATGGAATTAAGAAGCTTATTTTAGCTTTTATGAAAATAAAAGGCGATGATTTGAGGTTGCATATCTATGGACACGGCCCTATGGAAGATGAAATGGGAAAATATATGACACTTGATAGCCGGATTTTTTATGGCGGGATCCTGACTAATAATGAAATTGTTCAAAAGGAAATAGAGGCTACATTACTCGTCAATCCGCGTTCTAGCAAGGAAGAATTTACGAAGTATTCATTCCCTTCAAAAAATATGGAATATATGGCATCTGGCACCCCTCTATTAACGACCCCGCTTCCAGGTATGCCGGAAGAGTATAATGATTACGTCTTTTTGTTCGATGATGAGTCTGAGGAGGGAATAAAGGCTGAGTTGGAAAAAGTTTTTGCAAGATCAAAGGAAGAGCTACATGAATTTGGATTAAAAGCTAAAAAATTTGTCTTGTCTCAAAAAAATAACCATATTCAATCGGGCCGGTTAAATAAATTGTTGGATAAAATTCAACAGTCTGGCAAGAAAAATAATTATATGTTTTAG
- a CDS encoding glycosyltransferase family 4 protein, whose protein sequence is MNILWITNIILPDMAEKLGGSRPVTGGWMHNLSKLVAKSENVHLAAAAVYQGDELQKETIDGITYYLLPIKGSNIKYHSELEPLWQEVCKEFKPDLIHIHGTEFAHGLACLKACSEYKYIVSMQGITNVIARYYTAGMSFWDIIRNITFRDLVRFDTIFHGQRKMRQRGEIEKQYAFNVNYFICTTFWDYCHFKTWNQQIPVDISKRILRQSFYNSNKWNFNKCSKHSIFLSQASYPVKGLHQVLKAVKLLKNDYPALIIRVAGADITKTVTLKDKIRLSGYGKYINGLIKRFGLEKNIEFLGPLGEKDMISEYLRAHVFISPSSIENESNSVAEAQILGVPCIASYVGGVPDSISEGVDGLLYRFEEVEMLAENIRKIFENRSFAQTLSANSVKTAEKRHDPETNLNKLLNTYIELSGL, encoded by the coding sequence ATGAATATTCTCTGGATAACAAACATTATTCTGCCTGATATGGCGGAGAAGTTGGGGGGCTCAAGGCCGGTTACCGGCGGCTGGATGCACAATCTCAGCAAGCTTGTTGCAAAAAGTGAAAACGTTCATTTAGCAGCAGCCGCTGTATATCAGGGTGATGAGCTTCAAAAAGAAACGATTGACGGCATTACCTACTACCTTCTTCCAATTAAAGGAAGCAATATTAAATATCATTCTGAGCTTGAGCCGCTGTGGCAGGAGGTTTGCAAAGAATTTAAGCCGGATCTGATTCACATTCACGGCACAGAATTTGCGCATGGATTAGCCTGCTTAAAAGCCTGCAGTGAATATAAGTATATTGTCTCTATGCAGGGAATTACTAATGTGATTGCAAGATATTATACGGCCGGGATGAGCTTCTGGGATATTATCCGCAATATCACATTTCGCGATCTTGTCCGCTTTGATACGATATTTCATGGGCAAAGAAAAATGCGGCAGCGCGGGGAAATTGAAAAACAATATGCTTTTAACGTTAATTATTTTATTTGTACGACTTTCTGGGACTATTGTCATTTTAAAACATGGAACCAACAAATTCCTGTGGATATAAGTAAAAGAATACTTCGGCAATCATTTTATAATTCAAATAAATGGAATTTTAATAAGTGTTCAAAGCATTCAATTTTCCTGAGCCAGGCAAGTTATCCAGTTAAAGGATTGCATCAGGTTCTTAAAGCTGTAAAATTGCTCAAAAATGATTACCCCGCTTTGATTATCAGAGTGGCGGGAGCTGATATAACAAAGACTGTAACCCTGAAAGATAAAATTCGGCTGTCGGGGTACGGAAAGTATATTAACGGCCTGATTAAAAGATTCGGATTAGAGAAAAATATAGAATTCCTCGGGCCGCTTGGAGAAAAGGATATGATCTCAGAATATCTAAGAGCACATGTTTTTATTTCTCCTTCTTCAATAGAAAATGAATCAAATTCTGTTGCTGAAGCTCAGATTTTAGGAGTACCTTGTATCGCTTCTTATGTAGGTGGTGTACCAGATTCTATTTCAGAAGGGGTTGATGGATTGCTTTACCGGTTCGAAGAGGTGGAAATGCTTGCAGAAAATATTAGAAAAATTTTTGAAAATAGAAGCTTCGCACAAACCCTTTCAGCCAATTCAGTTAAAACAGCCGAAAAGAGGCACGACCCTGAAACGAATTTAAATAAACTTTTAAATACATACATTGAATTATCAGGATTATAG
- a CDS encoding glycosyltransferase, whose product MIDTKINSPKLSVIVAIYKVENYLQKCVESILGQEFADFELILVDDGSPDNCGEICDKYAQKDSRIVVIHKENGGLSDARNVGLEAAKGDYVGFVDSDDYICSNMYQRLIEVAEETAADLVICDNYRVYEDNGKIEVQNWLGESKEYNNYDIMREILYDNIGSQAWNKLYKNDLFKDVRYPVGRTYCQDLATTYYYFEKCHKVKYIAEPLYFYLVRNTSASFNYKDPNKKFHIFLGFTERYEFSVVKYPCFSHVCLKLAIECGVGCFYNAFKINDENICKSVADFFKTNIKKIGKSKKLTVTKKIYAFLILSSPRFYVIIQSLANKMRYSKVEL is encoded by the coding sequence ATGATTGACACAAAAATAAATAGCCCGAAGTTAAGTGTAATAGTAGCTATATATAAGGTAGAAAATTATTTGCAAAAATGTGTTGAAAGCATATTAGGTCAAGAATTTGCCGATTTTGAACTGATTCTGGTTGATGACGGTTCTCCTGATAATTGCGGTGAGATATGCGATAAATATGCTCAGAAAGATAGCCGTATTGTTGTGATCCATAAAGAAAATGGAGGTCTTTCCGATGCTAGAAACGTTGGATTGGAGGCTGCGAAAGGAGATTATGTAGGCTTTGTTGACAGTGATGATTATATTTGCAGCAATATGTATCAAAGACTTATAGAAGTTGCCGAGGAGACCGCAGCTGATCTTGTGATTTGTGATAATTACAGAGTTTATGAAGATAATGGGAAAATAGAGGTGCAGAATTGGCTGGGAGAATCAAAAGAATATAATAATTATGATATTATGCGTGAAATCTTATATGATAATATAGGAAGCCAGGCGTGGAATAAATTATATAAAAATGACTTATTTAAAGATGTTAGGTATCCTGTCGGACGCACGTATTGTCAAGATCTGGCTACTACATATTATTACTTTGAAAAGTGTCACAAGGTTAAGTATATAGCAGAACCTCTTTATTTTTATTTGGTTAGAAATACAAGTGCATCATTCAATTATAAAGATCCAAATAAAAAGTTTCACATTTTTCTTGGTTTTACAGAAAGGTATGAGTTTTCAGTAGTGAAATATCCATGCTTTTCCCACGTATGCCTTAAACTTGCAATCGAATGCGGTGTAGGATGTTTTTACAATGCATTTAAGATTAATGATGAGAATATATGCAAATCAGTAGCTGACTTTTTCAAAACCAACATTAAAAAGATAGGCAAGTCGAAAAAGCTTACTGTTACAAAGAAGATATATGCTTTTCTTATCTTGTCAAGCCCTCGCTTTTATGTCATTATTCAAAGTTTGGCAAACAAGATGAGATATTCCAAGGTAGAATTATGA
- a CDS encoding glycosyltransferase family 4 protein, translated as MYKLLGGSFTFVATKPLAKERLKLGFSDMNKQHPFILTVYDSKENAVKAMELAFESDVVIHGSAPEVYVTERMKHNKLTFRYSERIFKRGIWRILDPRVLISLLKRHTKYRSSNLYMLCASAYTAGDCALVGAYPQKCFKWGYFPEFIKRDLQERRNSDKERLEILWCGRFLDWKHPEYAVYLAKYLRSKGYDFHINMIGTGNYENKIRSMIQSSQLDEKISMLGAMPHKRVRDYMYASDIFLFTSDYNEGWGAVLNESMNSGCAVLASHAIGSVPFLINNNRNGLVYKYGNIDDFCKKAESLLLDEGLRKMLGKNAYKTLQQEWNPENAAESFIDLSESLLHGKLNCSKSGPCSRAFPLKQWQF; from the coding sequence ATGTATAAATTACTTGGAGGTAGTTTTACTTTCGTTGCAACAAAACCCCTTGCTAAAGAAAGACTAAAACTTGGATTCTCGGATATGAACAAGCAGCACCCTTTTATTTTGACTGTTTATGATAGTAAAGAGAATGCAGTTAAAGCCATGGAGCTTGCATTTGAAAGTGATGTGGTTATACATGGTTCTGCACCAGAAGTATATGTAACGGAAAGAATGAAGCATAACAAGCTCACATTCAGATATTCTGAAAGAATCTTCAAGAGAGGGATTTGGAGAATTCTCGACCCAAGGGTTCTGATTAGCTTATTGAAACGGCATACTAAATACCGCAGCAGCAACCTTTATATGCTTTGCGCAAGTGCTTATACCGCAGGAGATTGTGCTTTAGTGGGAGCTTACCCTCAAAAATGTTTTAAATGGGGCTATTTTCCCGAGTTTATCAAGCGAGATTTGCAAGAAAGACGCAATTCTGACAAAGAGCGGCTAGAAATTCTTTGGTGCGGTCGTTTCCTTGATTGGAAGCACCCTGAATATGCTGTTTATTTAGCCAAATATCTCAGGAGCAAGGGGTATGATTTCCATATTAATATGATAGGAACGGGGAATTATGAAAATAAAATAAGAAGTATGATTCAGTCTTCTCAGTTAGATGAAAAAATCTCAATGCTGGGAGCGATGCCCCATAAAAGGGTCAGGGATTATATGTATGCCAGCGACATATTCCTTTTTACAAGCGACTATAATGAAGGCTGGGGGGCAGTGCTCAATGAATCAATGAACAGCGGATGCGCGGTTTTGGCAAGCCATGCAATCGGATCAGTTCCGTTTTTAATAAATAATAATCGTAATGGGCTTGTTTATAAATACGGGAATATAGATGATTTCTGCAAAAAGGCAGAAAGCCTTTTATTGGATGAAGGTTTACGTAAAATGTTGGGAAAAAATGCATATAAAACCTTACAGCAAGAATGGAATCCAGAGAATGCCGCAGAAAGTTTTATTGATTTATCTGAATCTTTGCTGCATGGCAAATTGAACTGCTCTAAGAGCGGTCCTTGCAGCAGGGCATTTCCGCTCAAACAATGGCAGTTTTAA
- a CDS encoding oligosaccharide flippase family protein: MSGNKRIALNSLLLYIRLIISTLLGLFTARLVLQNLGASDYGLYHVVGGIVMLLNILNISISGSTHRFIANELGKGAKGDSNSIFNISLVIHLSFALLIFLLAETIGLYYVYNFLNVEEGKLDDAVFVYHFSVLAAILNVSVIPYRGLISAKENFLIRVLIETLSSFMRFIVAFSLIFFLSNKLKIYAVLTALVWGTCSFLYFIYCRIKYKDLVKWKISFKWHKYKEMLSFSAWSLLGSSAAVGNSQGLAMVLNYFFGTVVNASFGIAKQLTGLLITFTQTLNTVSAPQVFKGHGGGDWQRVLQIVYGMSKYTFFLMLLPSVPILLETEFLLKLWLGDVPANTVIFCRVMIIAVLVQTLRGTSGILLNSSGKIKEYETFKVFSCLLCLVVSGVMFHIGFQAVWGLINFALSEVIIMVALMIILKFKIGFDILNYLKKVQLRIIGVLLFSLPLAFITLVDKSGFLKFAVVSLISCVWCSLGIYFIGLNGYERIYLQEKLQSIFYKLFSLRKNAIKRLCL; this comes from the coding sequence TTGAGCGGAAATAAAAGAATAGCATTAAATAGCTTATTGCTTTATATTAGACTAATAATTAGTACTTTGTTAGGGCTGTTTACTGCAAGGCTTGTCTTGCAAAATCTTGGCGCATCTGATTATGGTCTTTATCATGTAGTTGGCGGAATTGTTATGCTGCTTAATATTCTGAATATCTCCATATCTGGTTCTACGCATCGTTTTATTGCCAACGAATTGGGTAAGGGAGCTAAAGGTGATTCAAATAGTATATTTAATATTAGTCTTGTAATTCATTTGTCATTTGCTCTTTTAATATTTCTCTTAGCCGAAACCATTGGTCTTTATTATGTATACAATTTTCTTAATGTAGAAGAAGGCAAATTGGATGATGCTGTTTTTGTGTACCACTTTTCAGTTTTAGCAGCGATTCTAAATGTTTCTGTGATACCTTACCGAGGTTTGATTTCAGCTAAGGAAAATTTTTTAATTAGGGTTCTAATTGAAACATTATCCTCTTTCATGAGATTCATAGTAGCATTTTCTCTGATCTTTTTCCTTAGCAATAAACTGAAAATTTATGCTGTTTTAACAGCATTGGTTTGGGGAACTTGTTCATTCCTTTACTTTATTTATTGCAGGATTAAATATAAAGATTTGGTTAAGTGGAAAATTTCTTTTAAGTGGCATAAATATAAGGAAATGTTAAGCTTCTCTGCTTGGTCTTTATTAGGTTCTTCTGCTGCCGTTGGCAATAGCCAAGGGCTTGCTATGGTATTAAATTACTTTTTCGGTACGGTAGTCAACGCATCCTTTGGCATTGCAAAGCAATTAACGGGTTTATTGATTACTTTTACGCAAACTCTTAATACTGTATCGGCTCCTCAAGTTTTTAAAGGACATGGCGGTGGGGACTGGCAAAGGGTTTTGCAGATAGTCTATGGAATGTCTAAATATACTTTCTTCTTAATGCTTTTGCCTTCAGTCCCCATTTTGCTCGAAACAGAATTTCTCTTGAAGCTTTGGTTGGGAGATGTGCCGGCTAATACAGTGATTTTTTGTAGAGTGATGATTATAGCTGTTTTAGTGCAAACTCTAAGGGGCACTTCCGGGATTCTTCTGAATTCAAGCGGCAAAATTAAGGAATACGAAACATTCAAAGTGTTCTCCTGTCTCTTATGCCTTGTTGTTTCTGGTGTTATGTTTCATATTGGTTTTCAAGCTGTTTGGGGTCTGATTAACTTTGCTTTGTCTGAAGTAATAATTATGGTTGCTTTGATGATAATCTTAAAATTTAAAATTGGTTTTGATATCCTGAATTACTTAAAGAAAGTGCAATTAAGAATAATTGGAGTTCTATTGTTCTCACTGCCTCTTGCGTTTATAACATTAGTCGACAAAAGCGGTTTCTTGAAATTTGCAGTTGTTTCATTAATATCTTGTGTCTGGTGTTCTTTGGGGATATACTTTATTGGTTTGAATGGGTATGAACGAATTTACCTTCAAGAAAAATTACAAAGTATATTTTACAAATTATTCAGTTTGCGGAAAAATGCTATTAAACGATTATGTTTGTGA
- a CDS encoding nucleotide sugar dehydrogenase codes for MSKSDKAPYVGIVGLGYVGLPLAREFAEGGANVLGFDVNQQSVERINAGSSPLKHIPNEQVAGMVDTGRFEGTTDMSRLNEPDCLLICVPTPLTENREPDMTYVENTCRTIAENMRKGQLIVLESTTYPGTTRELMLPILEHGSGLTAGEDFFLAYSPEREDPGNKSFRTGTIPKVVGGLNKPSLKMAEQIYSWAIEQLVPVESCEVAEAAKIIENTYRCINIAMVNELKMLFDRMGIDVWSVINAAKTKPFGFQAFYPGPGLGGHCIPIDPFYLTWRARQYGLPTKFIELAGEINTSMPEYVIHRTMEALNSHKKAINGAKILVLGLAYKKDIDDVRESPSLELIERLRDKGAKVSYNDPYIPETWKQRKYDLRMKSKKITANMLKGFDAVLIATDHSHYDYQMITDNAQLVIDTRNACDRLRGTKKKVWKA; via the coding sequence ATGAGTAAAAGCGATAAAGCCCCTTACGTGGGGATAGTTGGCCTTGGTTATGTAGGCCTGCCGCTGGCAAGGGAATTTGCCGAAGGCGGGGCGAATGTGCTGGGCTTCGATGTAAATCAGCAGAGCGTAGAACGCATCAATGCAGGAAGCAGCCCGCTCAAGCACATTCCAAACGAGCAGGTTGCAGGTATGGTTGATACAGGCCGCTTCGAGGGCACAACCGATATGTCCCGCTTAAACGAGCCGGACTGCCTGCTGATTTGCGTACCCACCCCGCTTACGGAAAACCGCGAACCGGATATGACGTACGTGGAAAACACCTGCCGCACGATCGCCGAGAATATGCGGAAAGGCCAGCTCATCGTTCTCGAAAGCACAACCTACCCGGGCACAACCAGAGAGCTTATGCTCCCCATTCTCGAGCACGGCTCAGGCCTCACTGCCGGCGAGGATTTCTTCCTCGCATACTCTCCCGAACGCGAAGACCCGGGCAACAAATCCTTCCGCACAGGCACAATCCCCAAGGTTGTAGGCGGGCTGAATAAGCCCTCGCTCAAAATGGCAGAGCAGATTTACAGCTGGGCAATCGAGCAGCTTGTGCCGGTGGAGAGCTGCGAGGTGGCCGAGGCCGCCAAGATCATCGAAAACACCTACCGCTGCATCAACATCGCTATGGTAAACGAGCTCAAGATGCTCTTCGACCGCATGGGCATAGACGTATGGAGCGTGATAAACGCCGCCAAAACAAAGCCCTTCGGCTTCCAGGCATTCTATCCCGGCCCCGGCCTCGGCGGCCACTGCATCCCCATAGACCCGTTCTACCTCACATGGCGGGCGAGGCAGTATGGCCTCCCGACCAAGTTCATCGAGCTTGCCGGCGAGATAAACACCTCAATGCCCGAATACGTGATCCACAGAACGATGGAAGCGCTGAACAGCCATAAGAAGGCGATAAACGGGGCGAAAATCCTCGTCCTCGGCCTTGCGTATAAGAAGGATATAGACGATGTGCGGGAGTCTCCCTCGCTTGAGCTGATTGAACGCCTGCGGGATAAGGGGGCGAAAGTGAGCTATAACGACCCGTATATCCCCGAAACTTGGAAGCAGAGAAAATACGACCTGCGGATGAAGAGCAAAAAGATTACGGCAAATATGCTCAAAGGCTTCGATGCTGTGCTTATCGCAACAGACCACTCACACTACGACTACCAGATGATAACCGATAACGCCCAGCTCGTAATCGATACAAGAAACGCCTGCGACCGCCTACGCGGAACGAAGAAAAAGGTTTGGAAGGCATAG
- a CDS encoding HEPN domain-containing protein, which yields MPNKTAAKQWLEKSFHNLSAAEILMNANHYTDVIGQELQQALEKMLKAFMAFENARIPKTHNLVELYELVSDCICISDADVLLLAKATKFYVEERYPIGGLIMPDRTEIANILALSKRLHINVINILCIDSE from the coding sequence ATGCCAAATAAAACTGCTGCAAAACAATGGCTGGAAAAATCTTTTCATAATCTTTCTGCCGCCGAAATTTTGATGAATGCCAATCATTATACTGATGTAATTGGCCAAGAGTTGCAACAGGCTTTGGAGAAAATGCTAAAGGCTTTTATGGCTTTTGAAAATGCCAGAATCCCTAAAACACACAATCTTGTTGAACTTTATGAACTTGTTTCTGATTGCATCTGTATTTCAGATGCAGATGTGTTGTTGCTTGCAAAGGCTACAAAATTCTATGTTGAAGAGCGTTATCCGATAGGTGGTCTAATTATGCCTGATAGAACTGAAATTGCTAATATTTTAGCTCTATCCAAACGCCTGCACATTAATGTTATCAATATCTTATGTATAGATTCTGAGTAA